The proteins below are encoded in one region of Tolumonas auensis DSM 9187:
- the tusD gene encoding sulfurtransferase complex subunit TusD — protein sequence MPVNFALLVTGSVYGSQQSGSAYLFAQALLAKGHAISGVFFYQDGVTNANYLTAPASDEYDLHALWCELADKHYVTLHTCIAAAQRRGILDAVTAKEAGKDTFNVHAPFLLSGLGQLAEMLLTADRVVRF from the coding sequence ATGCCTGTTAATTTTGCACTCCTGGTGACGGGTTCCGTTTATGGATCTCAGCAGTCAGGTTCTGCCTATCTGTTCGCTCAGGCATTGCTGGCGAAAGGACACGCTATTTCAGGCGTGTTTTTTTATCAGGATGGAGTCACCAATGCGAATTATCTCACTGCACCGGCAAGCGATGAATACGATTTGCATGCCTTGTGGTGTGAATTGGCGGATAAGCATTATGTCACACTGCATACCTGTATCGCGGCGGCTCAACGCCGGGGAATTCTGGATGCGGTCACAGCGAAAGAAGCGGGAAAGGATACATTTAATGTTCACGCTCCGTTCTTGTTATCAGGCCTTGGTCAACTGGCAGAAATGTTATTAACTGCTGACCGGGTTGTCCGTTTTTAA
- the rpsL gene encoding 30S ribosomal protein S12 → MATINQLVRKPRVKQVVKSSVPALNACPQKRGVCTRVYTTTPKKPNSALRKVCRVRLTNGFEVTSYIGGEGHNLQEHSVVLIRGGRVKDLPGVRYHTVRGALDCSGVKDRKQSRSKYGVKKPKA, encoded by the coding sequence ATGGCAACTATTAACCAGCTTGTTCGCAAGCCGCGCGTTAAGCAAGTTGTAAAAAGCAGCGTTCCTGCCTTGAATGCTTGCCCACAAAAACGTGGTGTGTGTACACGTGTGTATACCACTACTCCTAAAAAACCTAACTCAGCACTGCGTAAGGTATGTCGTGTTCGTTTAACTAACGGATTCGAAGTTACTTCTTACATCGGTGGTGAAGGCCATAACCTGCAGGAACACTCCGTGGTCCTGATCCGTGGTGGTCGTGTTAAAGACTTACCAGGTGTGCGTTACCACACCGTTCGTGGTGCGTTGGATTGCTCCGGTGTTAAAGACCGTAAACAATCTCGCTCCAAATACGGCGTGAAGAAGCCTAAGGCTTAA
- the tuf gene encoding elongation factor Tu gives MSKEKFERTKPHVNVGTIGHVDHGKTTLTAAITNVLAKKFGGQARAFDQIDNAPEEKARGITINTSHVEYDTEARHYAHVDCPGHADYVKNMITGAAQMDGAILVVAATDGPMPQTREHILLGRQVGVPYIIVFLNKCDMVDDEELLDLVEMEVRELLSEYDFPGDDTPVIRGSALKALEGDAKWEEKIIELAAALDSYIPQPERAIDKPFLLPIEDVFSIAGRGTVVTGRVERGIVKVGEEVEIVGLKETTKTTCTGVEMFRKLLDEGRAGENVGILLRGTKRDDVERGQVLAKPGTINPHTKFESEVYVLSKEEGGRHTPFFKGYRPQFYFRTTDVTGTIELPEGVEMVMPGDNIKMVVTLIHPIAMDDGLRFAIREGGRTVGAGVVAKVIA, from the coding sequence GTGTCTAAAGAAAAATTTGAACGTACAAAACCCCACGTTAACGTTGGTACTATCGGCCACGTTGACCACGGTAAAACTACTCTGACTGCTGCTATCACTAACGTGCTGGCTAAAAAATTCGGTGGTCAGGCGCGTGCATTCGATCAGATCGACAACGCACCAGAAGAAAAAGCTCGTGGTATCACCATCAACACTTCACATGTTGAATACGATACTGAAGCTCGTCACTACGCACACGTAGACTGCCCAGGCCATGCTGACTATGTTAAAAACATGATCACTGGTGCTGCACAGATGGACGGCGCGATCCTGGTAGTAGCAGCGACTGACGGCCCAATGCCACAGACTCGTGAGCACATCCTGCTGGGTCGCCAGGTAGGCGTACCGTACATCATCGTTTTCCTGAACAAATGTGACATGGTAGACGACGAAGAGCTGCTGGATCTGGTAGAGATGGAAGTTCGTGAACTGCTGTCAGAATACGATTTCCCAGGTGATGACACGCCGGTTATCCGTGGTTCCGCGCTGAAAGCGCTGGAAGGCGACGCGAAATGGGAAGAGAAGATCATTGAGCTGGCAGCAGCGCTGGATTCTTACATCCCACAGCCAGAACGTGCTATTGACAAGCCATTCCTGCTGCCAATCGAAGACGTATTCTCAATCGCAGGCCGTGGTACAGTAGTAACTGGTCGTGTAGAACGCGGTATCGTCAAAGTTGGTGAAGAAGTGGAAATCGTTGGTCTGAAAGAGACCACCAAAACCACTTGTACCGGTGTTGAAATGTTCCGTAAACTGCTGGACGAAGGTCGTGCAGGTGAGAACGTAGGTATTCTGCTGCGTGGCACTAAACGTGACGACGTAGAGCGTGGTCAGGTACTGGCTAAACCAGGCACCATCAACCCGCATACCAAGTTCGAATCAGAAGTATACGTACTGTCCAAAGAAGAAGGTGGTCGTCATACGCCATTCTTCAAAGGCTACCGTCCACAGTTCTACTTCCGTACAACTGACGTGACCGGTACTATCGAACTGCCAGAAGGCGTAGAGATGGTAATGCCAGGTGACAACATCAAAATGGTAGTTACCCTGATCCACCCAATCGCGATGGATGATGGTCTGCGTTTTGCAATCCGTGAAGGCGGTCGTACCGTAGGCGCGGGCGTTGTTGCTAAAGTAATCGCGTAA
- the rpsG gene encoding 30S ribosomal protein S7, producing MPRRRVVGQRKILPDPKFGSELLAKFINVVMVDGKKSVSESIVYGALEIIANKSGKDHLATFEGALDNIRPNVEVKSRRVGGSTYQVPVEVRPVRRNALAMRWLVEAARKRGEKSMAQRLAGELLDAADNKGSAVKKREDVHRMAEANKAFAHYRW from the coding sequence ATGCCAAGACGTCGCGTTGTTGGTCAGCGTAAGATTCTGCCAGATCCTAAGTTCGGTTCTGAGCTGCTGGCTAAATTCATCAACGTAGTAATGGTTGACGGTAAGAAATCCGTTTCTGAAAGCATTGTTTACGGTGCTTTGGAAATCATTGCTAACAAAAGTGGTAAAGACCACTTAGCTACTTTTGAAGGTGCTTTGGACAACATCCGTCCGAACGTGGAAGTTAAGTCCCGCCGTGTTGGTGGTTCTACTTACCAGGTTCCGGTAGAAGTTCGTCCGGTGCGTCGTAATGCCCTGGCTATGCGCTGGTTGGTAGAAGCGGCTCGCAAACGTGGTGAAAAATCCATGGCTCAACGTTTGGCAGGTGAACTGCTGGATGCAGCCGACAATAAAGGCTCTGCGGTTAAGAAACGTGAAGACGTGCACCGCATGGCTGAAGCGAATAAAGCATTCGCTCACTATCGCTGGTAA
- the tusB gene encoding sulfurtransferase complex subunit TusB, with product MLHVVSSSPFAHTALKNCLDFMQPEDQLLLIQDAVIACTTDEWCRQFQNREVYAMQDDLLARGLNAKEGNLINMADYVDLVVKYGSPLCW from the coding sequence ATGCTGCATGTTGTTTCCTCATCACCGTTTGCACACACCGCACTGAAAAATTGTCTGGATTTTATGCAACCGGAGGATCAGTTGCTATTAATTCAGGATGCAGTGATTGCCTGTACTACGGACGAATGGTGCCGGCAATTTCAGAACAGAGAGGTCTATGCAATGCAAGATGATTTGCTGGCTCGTGGCTTAAATGCGAAAGAGGGGAACCTCATTAATATGGCTGATTATGTGGATTTGGTCGTTAAATATGGCAGTCCGCTTTGCTGGTAG
- the tusC gene encoding sulfurtransferase complex subunit TusC translates to MNQIAFIFRQPPYGNACGREGLDALLATSAYSENLAAFFMDDGVYQLLSHQQPTGILAKDHSAMFRLCALYDIEHLYVSEKALIERNIDPTQLLMPVIVLTADAFYHMLSAYPVKLMF, encoded by the coding sequence ATGAATCAGATCGCTTTCATTTTCAGGCAGCCACCTTATGGTAATGCCTGCGGCAGAGAAGGGCTGGACGCCTTATTAGCGACTTCAGCGTATTCCGAAAATTTAGCGGCATTTTTTATGGATGATGGAGTGTATCAACTCCTGTCGCATCAGCAACCCACAGGTATACTGGCTAAAGATCATTCGGCAATGTTCAGATTATGTGCGTTGTATGATATTGAACATCTCTATGTCTCAGAGAAAGCGCTGATTGAACGTAATATCGATCCCACACAATTACTGATGCCGGTAATCGTTCTGACTGCCGATGCATTTTACCATATGTTGTCCGCATATCCTGTTAAGTTAATGTTTTGA
- the fusA gene encoding elongation factor G gives MARATPIERYRNIGISAHIDAGKTTTTERILFYTGVNHKIGEVHDGAATMDWMEQEQERGITITSAATTCFWSGMGKQFQPHRVNIIDTPGHVDFTIEVERSMRVLDGAVMVYCAVGGVQPQSETVWRQANKYKVPRIAFINKMDRTGANFLRAVEQIKTRLKGHAVPLQLPIGAEENFKGVIDLVKMKAINWNEADQGVTFEYEDIPAELLPEAQKWHQHLVESAAEASEDLMEKYLGGEEFTELELKAALRDLALRNEIVLVTCGSAFKNKGVQAMLDAVIEYLPSPTDVPAIAGQLEDGTPAERHPTDDEPFSALAFKIATDPFVGNLTFFRCYSGVVNSGDFVLNSVKDKRERVGRIVQMHANKREEIKEVRAGDIAAAIGLKDVTTGDTLCVESAPIILERMEFPEPVISVAVEPKTKADQEKMGLALGRLAQEDPSFRVWTDEESSQTIIAGMGELHLEIIVDRMRREFKVEANVGKPQVAYRETVRNEVKDIQGKHAKQSGGRGQYGHVVIDLFPLEEGAGYTFTNDIKGGVIPGEFIPGVDKGIREQLKSGPLAGYPVVDVGVRLHFGSYHDVDSSELAFKIAASMAFKSGFMQAKPVLLEPVMKVEVETPEDYMGDVIGDLNRRRGIIEGMEDGPSGKLVRALVPLAEMFGYATDLRSATQGRASYSMEFGKYAETPNNIAQAVIEARQSK, from the coding sequence GTGGCTCGTGCAACACCCATTGAGCGTTACCGTAATATCGGTATCAGCGCACACATCGACGCCGGTAAAACAACGACTACTGAACGTATCCTGTTTTACACCGGTGTAAACCACAAAATTGGTGAAGTTCATGATGGCGCTGCTACCATGGACTGGATGGAACAGGAACAAGAGCGTGGTATTACCATTACCTCTGCTGCTACAACCTGTTTCTGGAGTGGTATGGGTAAACAATTCCAACCACACCGTGTCAACATCATCGATACCCCAGGCCACGTTGACTTTACTATCGAAGTAGAGCGTTCAATGCGTGTTCTGGACGGCGCAGTAATGGTTTACTGTGCAGTAGGTGGTGTTCAGCCGCAGTCTGAAACAGTATGGCGTCAGGCTAACAAGTATAAAGTACCTCGTATTGCGTTCATTAATAAAATGGACCGTACCGGTGCTAACTTCCTGCGTGCTGTTGAACAGATCAAAACCCGTCTGAAAGGTCATGCAGTTCCACTGCAACTGCCAATCGGCGCAGAAGAAAACTTCAAAGGCGTCATCGATCTAGTCAAGATGAAAGCTATTAACTGGAATGAAGCCGACCAAGGCGTTACCTTCGAATACGAAGATATTCCAGCTGAATTGCTGCCTGAAGCGCAGAAATGGCATCAACATCTGGTTGAATCCGCTGCTGAAGCTTCTGAAGATTTGATGGAAAAATACCTGGGTGGCGAAGAGTTCACCGAACTTGAACTGAAAGCTGCTCTGCGTGATCTGGCATTACGCAATGAAATTGTTCTGGTTACCTGTGGTTCTGCATTCAAGAACAAAGGTGTTCAGGCAATGTTGGATGCGGTTATTGAATATCTGCCTTCACCAACTGACGTACCGGCGATTGCTGGTCAGTTAGAAGATGGCACGCCAGCTGAGCGTCATCCAACTGATGATGAGCCTTTCTCTGCACTGGCATTCAAAATCGCTACCGACCCATTCGTTGGTAACTTGACTTTCTTCCGTTGCTATTCAGGCGTTGTGAATTCAGGCGATTTCGTTCTGAACTCAGTGAAAGACAAACGTGAACGCGTTGGTCGTATCGTTCAGATGCATGCTAACAAACGTGAAGAAATCAAAGAAGTCCGCGCTGGTGACATCGCAGCTGCGATCGGTCTGAAAGACGTGACTACTGGTGATACTCTGTGTGTTGAATCTGCGCCAATTATCCTTGAGCGTATGGAATTCCCAGAACCAGTAATCTCTGTTGCTGTTGAGCCAAAAACCAAAGCTGACCAGGAAAAAATGGGTCTGGCTCTGGGCCGTCTGGCTCAGGAAGATCCATCATTCCGCGTATGGACTGATGAAGAATCAAGTCAGACCATCATCGCTGGTATGGGCGAGTTGCACCTGGAAATCATCGTTGACCGTATGCGCCGTGAGTTCAAGGTAGAAGCGAACGTGGGTAAACCACAGGTAGCTTACCGTGAAACTGTGCGTAATGAAGTTAAAGATATTCAAGGTAAGCACGCTAAACAGTCTGGTGGTCGTGGTCAGTATGGTCACGTTGTAATCGACCTCTTCCCGCTGGAAGAAGGTGCTGGTTATACCTTCACCAACGATATTAAAGGCGGTGTGATTCCTGGCGAATTCATCCCTGGCGTTGATAAAGGTATCCGTGAACAGCTGAAATCTGGTCCTCTGGCTGGTTATCCAGTTGTGGACGTAGGTGTTCGTCTGCACTTCGGTTCTTACCATGATGTTGACTCTTCTGAACTGGCGTTCAAAATCGCTGCTTCTATGGCATTCAAATCAGGTTTCATGCAGGCTAAACCAGTTCTGCTTGAGCCTGTAATGAAAGTTGAAGTAGAGACTCCAGAAGATTACATGGGCGATGTAATCGGCGACCTGAACCGTCGTCGCGGTATCATCGAAGGTATGGAAGACGGCCCATCCGGCAAGCTTGTTCGCGCGCTGGTACCGCTGGCTGAAATGTTCGGTTATGCAACCGATCTGCGTTCTGCCACCCAAGGTCGTGCTTCTTACTCCATGGAGTTCGGTAAGTACGCTGAAACGCCAAATAACATCGCTCAGGCGGTGATTGAAGCGCGTCAGTCTAAGTAA
- a CDS encoding RidA family protein, whose translation MSKSIIATEKAPAAIGPYVQATRVGDLVFTSGQIPLIPETMQLLTGDIKIQAEQVLRNLSAILEAAGASVDTVVKTTCFLKDMNDFVAFNEVYADFFKNSAPARSCVEVARLPKDVLVEVEAIAYVAK comes from the coding sequence ATGTCTAAGTCTATTATCGCAACAGAAAAAGCACCGGCGGCTATTGGTCCTTATGTTCAGGCAACCCGAGTTGGTGATTTGGTTTTCACATCCGGACAAATCCCTTTGATCCCGGAGACGATGCAGCTGTTAACGGGTGATATCAAGATTCAGGCAGAACAGGTATTACGTAATTTAAGCGCCATTCTGGAAGCAGCAGGTGCATCCGTTGATACAGTGGTAAAAACTACCTGTTTCCTTAAAGATATGAATGATTTTGTTGCTTTCAACGAAGTCTATGCCGATTTCTTCAAAAACAGTGCGCCGGCACGTTCTTGCGTTGAAGTAGCCAGATTACCAAAAGATGTTTTGGTTGAAGTTGAAGCTATTGCCTATGTAGCGAAGTAA
- the rpoC gene encoding DNA-directed RNA polymerase subunit beta', translating into MKDLLKFLKAQSKTEEFDGIKIGLASPDMIRSWSFGEVKKPETINYRTFKPERDGLFCARIFGPVKDYECLCGKYKRLKHRGVICEKCGVEVTQTKVRRERMGHIELASPVAHIWFLKSLPSRIGLLLDMTLRDIERVLYFESFVVVDAGMTSLERSQMLTEEQYLDALEEYGDEFDAKMGAEAILALLRAQDLEHEIATMREELSQTNSETKRKKTTKRLKLMESFLQSGNKPEWMIMTVLPVLPPDLRPLVPLDGGRFATSDLNDLYRRVINRNNRLKRLLDLAAPDIIVRNEKRMLQEAVDALLDNGRRGRAITGSNKRPLKSLADMIKGKQGRFRQNLLGKRVDYSGRSVITVGPTLRLHQCGLPKKMALELFKPFIYGKLETRGLATTIKAAKKMVEREEAVVWDILDEVIREHPVMLNRAPTLHRLGIQAFEPILIEGKAIQLHPLVCSAFNADFDGDQMAVHLPLTLEAQLEARALMMSTNNILSPASGEPIIVPSQDVVLGLYYMTRSCVGAKGEGMVLSGAKEAEKIYRAGLASLHARVKCRITEYVKNEAGELVPKIELKNTTVGRAILSLILPKGMEYALIDPPLPMTEAGKAELAEHPERWIKYVSNQAMGKKQISKVLNTCYRKQGLKDTVIFADQLMYTGFHYAALSGSSVGIDDMVIPDAKKDIIAAAEAEVAEIQEQFQSGLVTAGERYNKVIDIWASANERVSKAMMENLSKETRQNSLGEDEVQASFNSVFMMADSGARGSAAQIRQLAGMRGLMAKPDGSIIETPIVANFREGLNVLQYFISTHGARKGLADTALKTANSGYLTRRLVDVAQDVVITELDCGTSEGLWMTPLIEGGDVVEPLRERVLGRVVAEDVLKPGTEDVLVARNTLLDEQWCNTLERNSVDRVKVRSAIACESDFGICAHCYGRDLARGHLVNNGEATGVIAAQSIGEPGTQLTMRTFHIGGAASRAAAESSASVKNTGVIKLQNAKSVENSAGKLVITSRSSELTIMDELGRTKESHKLPYGSVLEVKDGQAVKAGEIVANWDPHTHPIITEVAGRIQFENMIEGITITRQTDELTGLSSIVVLDVNERTTTGKELRPTVKLVDANGKDVLIPGTDVAAQYFLPGQAIVQLEDGAQVNVGDAVARIPQASSGTKDITGGLPRVADLFEARQPKEPAILAEISGTISFGKETKGKRRLVITPTDGGDAHEEMIPKWRNLNVFEGEKVQQGEVLADGPESAHDILRLRGISPVANYIVNEVQDVYRLQGVKINDKHIEVIVRQMLRKCEIVNPGDSDLLEGEQADVVRVKIANRKLVAEGKQPATFRRVLMGITKASLNTESFISAASFQETTRVLTEAAVSGKVDDLRGLKENVIVGRLIPAGTGFAYHHGRLEKRRQAAKAVVPVTQQATADEAEQNLADLLNAADNLNA; encoded by the coding sequence GTGAAAGACTTACTCAAGTTTTTAAAAGCGCAGAGCAAGACTGAAGAGTTTGACGGTATCAAGATCGGTCTGGCTTCGCCTGACATGATCCGTTCCTGGTCATTCGGTGAAGTTAAAAAGCCTGAAACCATCAATTATCGTACGTTCAAACCAGAGCGTGACGGTCTGTTTTGTGCTCGCATCTTCGGACCAGTCAAAGATTACGAATGCTTGTGCGGTAAGTATAAGCGTCTGAAACATCGTGGTGTCATTTGTGAAAAATGCGGTGTAGAAGTAACTCAGACTAAAGTACGCCGTGAGCGTATGGGTCATATTGAGTTGGCTTCTCCTGTGGCTCACATTTGGTTCCTGAAGTCACTGCCATCCCGTATCGGTCTGCTGCTTGACATGACCCTGCGTGATATTGAGCGTGTGCTTTATTTTGAATCATTTGTTGTGGTCGATGCTGGCATGACCAGCCTCGAGCGTAGTCAGATGCTGACCGAAGAGCAGTATCTGGATGCGCTGGAAGAATACGGTGACGAATTCGATGCCAAAATGGGTGCGGAAGCTATCCTGGCGTTGCTGCGTGCGCAGGATCTGGAACATGAAATCGCCACTATGCGCGAAGAACTGAGCCAGACTAATTCTGAAACCAAACGTAAAAAGACCACCAAGCGTCTGAAGTTGATGGAATCATTCCTGCAATCTGGTAATAAACCAGAGTGGATGATCATGACTGTACTGCCAGTTTTACCGCCGGATCTGCGTCCGCTGGTACCGCTGGATGGTGGTCGTTTCGCGACTTCAGATCTGAACGATTTATATCGCCGGGTGATCAACCGTAACAACCGTCTGAAACGTCTGCTGGATCTGGCTGCGCCGGATATCATCGTACGTAACGAAAAACGTATGTTACAAGAAGCGGTTGATGCATTGTTAGATAACGGTCGTCGTGGCCGGGCTATTACCGGTTCAAACAAACGTCCTCTGAAATCTTTGGCTGACATGATCAAAGGTAAGCAAGGTCGTTTCCGTCAGAACTTGCTGGGTAAACGTGTTGACTACTCTGGTCGTTCGGTAATTACCGTAGGCCCGACACTGCGTTTGCATCAGTGTGGTCTGCCTAAGAAAATGGCTTTGGAGTTATTCAAACCATTCATCTATGGCAAGCTGGAAACCCGTGGTCTGGCGACAACCATCAAAGCTGCGAAGAAGATGGTTGAACGTGAAGAAGCCGTTGTATGGGATATTCTGGATGAAGTGATCCGTGAACATCCTGTCATGCTGAACCGTGCGCCAACACTGCACCGTCTGGGTATTCAGGCGTTTGAACCAATTCTGATCGAAGGTAAAGCTATTCAGCTGCATCCGCTGGTATGTTCTGCCTTTAACGCGGACTTCGACGGTGACCAGATGGCGGTGCATTTGCCGCTGACACTGGAAGCACAGTTGGAAGCGCGTGCGCTGATGATGTCCACCAATAACATCCTGTCGCCTGCATCCGGTGAACCTATCATCGTTCCTTCACAGGACGTGGTATTGGGTCTGTATTACATGACTCGTTCCTGTGTGGGTGCCAAGGGTGAAGGCATGGTGTTATCCGGTGCGAAAGAAGCTGAAAAGATCTATCGTGCTGGTCTGGCATCACTGCATGCCCGTGTTAAATGTCGTATCACGGAATACGTGAAAAACGAAGCGGGTGAGCTGGTTCCTAAAATCGAACTGAAAAACACCACCGTTGGTCGTGCGATCCTGTCGCTGATCCTGCCGAAAGGTATGGAATATGCGTTGATTGATCCCCCGTTACCAATGACAGAAGCCGGTAAAGCTGAACTGGCTGAACATCCGGAGCGCTGGATCAAATATGTTTCTAACCAGGCAATGGGTAAGAAACAGATCTCTAAGGTGCTGAATACTTGTTACCGTAAGCAAGGTCTGAAAGATACCGTTATCTTTGCTGACCAGCTGATGTATACCGGTTTCCACTACGCAGCACTGTCAGGTTCATCTGTTGGTATTGACGACATGGTGATCCCGGATGCGAAAAAAGACATCATCGCTGCTGCTGAAGCCGAAGTTGCTGAAATTCAGGAACAGTTCCAGTCTGGTCTGGTAACAGCCGGCGAGCGTTACAACAAAGTTATCGATATCTGGGCAAGCGCCAACGAACGCGTATCTAAAGCGATGATGGAAAACTTGTCTAAAGAGACAAGACAGAACAGCCTCGGTGAAGATGAAGTGCAGGCATCGTTTAACAGCGTCTTTATGATGGCTGATTCCGGTGCGCGTGGTTCTGCTGCTCAGATCCGTCAGCTGGCCGGTATGCGTGGTCTGATGGCGAAGCCAGATGGCTCGATCATCGAAACGCCAATCGTGGCGAACTTCCGTGAAGGTCTGAACGTACTGCAGTACTTCATTTCGACTCACGGTGCTCGTAAGGGTCTGGCGGATACCGCACTGAAAACGGCAAACTCCGGTTACCTGACTCGTCGTCTGGTTGACGTAGCGCAGGACGTGGTGATCACGGAACTGGATTGCGGTACCTCTGAAGGTCTGTGGATGACTCCGCTGATCGAAGGTGGTGACGTAGTAGAACCTCTGCGCGAACGTGTTCTGGGTCGTGTGGTTGCGGAAGATGTGCTGAAACCAGGTACGGAAGATGTGCTGGTTGCGCGCAACACGCTGTTGGATGAACAGTGGTGTAACACGCTGGAACGCAACTCTGTCGACCGCGTGAAAGTTCGCTCAGCCATTGCGTGTGAATCTGACTTTGGTATTTGTGCACATTGCTACGGTCGTGATTTGGCTCGCGGTCATCTGGTTAACAACGGTGAAGCTACCGGCGTTATTGCAGCACAATCTATCGGTGAACCAGGTACTCAGTTGACCATGCGTACCTTCCACATCGGTGGTGCGGCGTCACGAGCGGCTGCAGAAAGCAGTGCATCAGTTAAGAATACCGGTGTGATCAAACTGCAGAATGCCAAGTCTGTAGAAAACAGCGCTGGTAAACTGGTTATCACGTCACGTTCTTCAGAACTGACCATTATGGACGAACTGGGACGGACGAAAGAAAGTCACAAACTGCCATACGGTTCGGTACTGGAAGTGAAAGATGGTCAGGCAGTTAAAGCCGGTGAAATCGTGGCTAACTGGGATCCGCACACTCACCCAATCATTACTGAAGTGGCGGGTCGTATCCAGTTTGAGAACATGATCGAAGGCATCACTATCACTCGTCAGACCGACGAGCTGACAGGCTTGTCCAGCATCGTTGTTCTGGATGTCAACGAACGTACTACGACCGGTAAAGAACTGCGTCCAACGGTGAAACTGGTTGATGCGAACGGTAAAGATGTTCTGATCCCAGGTACTGATGTTGCAGCGCAATACTTCCTGCCTGGTCAGGCGATTGTTCAGCTGGAAGATGGCGCACAGGTAAACGTGGGTGATGCGGTAGCCCGTATCCCACAGGCATCCAGTGGTACTAAAGATATCACCGGTGGTCTGCCACGTGTTGCTGACTTGTTTGAAGCTCGTCAACCGAAAGAACCGGCTATCCTGGCTGAAATCTCAGGTACCATCTCCTTTGGTAAAGAAACCAAGGGTAAACGTCGTCTGGTGATCACACCGACCGACGGTGGTGATGCTCACGAGGAAATGATTCCGAAGTGGCGTAACCTGAACGTGTTCGAAGGTGAAAAGGTTCAGCAAGGTGAAGTGCTGGCGGATGGTCCTGAGTCTGCACACGACATTCTGCGTTTACGTGGTATCAGTCCGGTGGCTAACTATATCGTTAACGAAGTGCAGGATGTATATCGTCTGCAAGGCGTAAAAATTAACGATAAGCACATCGAAGTGATCGTACGTCAGATGCTGCGTAAGTGTGAGATCGTTAACCCGGGTGATTCTGACCTGCTGGAAGGCGAACAAGCTGACGTAGTACGCGTGAAGATTGCAAACCGTAAACTGGTTGCTGAAGGTAAACAGCCTGCGACTTTCCGTCGTGTACTGATGGGTATCACTAAAGCGTCGCTGAATACAGAGTCATTCATCTCTGCTGCGTCGTTCCAGGAAACTACCCGCGTACTGACTGAAGCAGCGGTATCCGGTAAAGTTGACGATCTGCGTGGTCTGAAAGAAAACGTTATCGTTGGTCGTCTGATCCCGGCTGGTACTGGCTTTGCTTACCATCACGGTCGTTTAGAGAAACGTAGACAGGCAGCTAAGGCTGTGGTTCCTGTGACGCAGCAGGCGACTGCTGATGAAGCGGAACAGAATCTGGCTGATTTGCTGAATGCGGCCGATAATCTGAATGCGTAA